One Danio rerio strain Tuebingen ecotype United States chromosome 13, GRCz12tu, whole genome shotgun sequence DNA window includes the following coding sequences:
- the nkx6.2 gene encoding homeobox protein Nkx-6.2 gives MLAVGQMDSNRQSAFVLGSTPLAALHNMTEMKTSLFPYALQSPAGFKAPSLGNLNSQIPLGTPHGISDILGRPITTAGQLLSGFPRINGLATSAGMYFNPAAVSRYPKPLTELPGRAPIFWPGMMQGSPWRDPRVPCAAQANMMLDKDGKKKHSRPTFSGQQIFALEKTFEQTKYLAGPERARLAYSLGMTESQVKVWFQNRRTKWRKRHAAEMATAKKKHDSETEKMKESSDNDEDDEYNKPLDPNSDDEKITRLLKKHKTSNLSLLSPCSNSSDTL, from the exons ATGTTAGCGGTGGGACAGATGGATAGTAACCGGCAGAGTGCGTTCGTCCTGGGCAGCACTCCACTGGCTGCGCTGCACAACATGACCGAGATGAAGACCTCTTTATTCCCGTACGCTCTGCAGAGTCCCGCCGGCTTCAAGGCTCCTTCTCTCGGCAACCTGAACTCTCAGATCCCGCTGGGGACGCCTCATGGAATAAGCGATATTTTGGGCAGACCCATCACCACTGCAGGACAGCTGCTCTCGGGTTTCCCTAGGATCAACGGATTGGCCACTTCAGCCGGGATGTACTTCAACCCGGCGGCCGTTTCTAGATACCCCAAACCGCTGACGGAGCTGCCCGGGCGGGCGCCCATATTCTGGCCGGGAATGATGCAAGGCTCGCCGTGGAGAGACCCGCGGGTTCCCTGTGCGG ccCAAGCAAACATGATGCTGGACAAAGATGGCAAGAAGAAACATTCCAGACCGACTTTTTCAGGACAGCAGATTTTCGCACTGGAGAAAACCTTCGAGCAGACCAAATATCTGGCCGGTCCGGAGAGAGCCAGACTCGCCTATTCTCTGGGAATGACCGAGAGCCAAGtcaag GTTTGGTTTCAGAACAGAAGAACTAAATGGCGAAAGAGGCACGCGGCAGAAATGGCCACGGCCAAGAAAAAGCACGACTCTGAGACGGAGAAGATGAAGGAGAGCTCGGATAACGACGAAGATGATGAATATAACAAACCCCTGGACCCGAACTCTGACGACGAGAAAATCACAAGACTTTTGAAGAAGCACAAGACGAGTAACCTGTCGCTCCTCAGCCCGTGCAGCAACAGCTCGGACACTTTGTGA